The Ptiloglossa arizonensis isolate GNS036 chromosome 9, iyPtiAriz1_principal, whole genome shotgun sequence nucleotide sequence TCTGTCTGCATATTCTGCATGTCACAAAAGCAGCAGTATATGGATTAAATCTTGCTTTTCCTGCAGACAGTGCTTTATTTTCTCCAACTTTACGACCTCCACTTTCTACAGTATTCCTTGCACCATTCTTCCATGGATCTGGTGTTATAACTCTTCCCAACTTCTTctcacatttctcgcaaacCATTTTGAATCACACTTAAAATCttaattctaaaataaaaataataagacagctatattttttttataaatcattTTACGTGACTATAATTATTAAACATACaagtataatatattatgtacgtattataaaattgtaaagaaaactaaatatttatattttaaactaaACTctgatttatattattatactatGTATAAGATCATACAGTTTCTCATTATTGCATAAAGATAGCAATCTTTATTTATACTAAATAAGTAATGATTAAAGgatatttattaaacaaaaattttccccACAAAACTAATCCACcatgtgtaaataaaaaatagttacattattttttccttaaagATAACAAGTACACGTAAATCCTACATTAATTGGGAAAAACAAGTAAGAACAAATACTTAACCTTATAAATAAATACCATTTACTACACCAACAGCAAATATACCTACTATACAGGAATGTGCGATTTAAAATCGATCTTCCGAAGAATCGATCTTTTTAAAACGATTTTCGATTTTCTGAATCGATTCTTTGATATTCGATTCTGGCCTGAATCGATTTTTTCAAGCATGAATCGATCTTCGATTTGTAGAATGTGCTCTTTCAGGCGTCCGGAATTTCGAAACTGTGCCTCAATTTCGACTTTGCTATTTAACTGTTACCTATCACATAAGACGCATTAGACAGCGGTTCGATTCAATAAAAACACTTCAGTGTTGTgattttttatatcgttttCCAACGGtattaatttttgttgaaaGCGTACATTCCGTATAATATTCGGAAACTGATATCAAAATAAACtatatgtatttaatattattacggCAGGTGATACAAAAGTATCGAGATTCTGCGATATTTAGCAGTTGTAGGAACGTTTGTTTCTTCCAAGAAACTATTCTTAAAGGCTGATAATATAGTAGTTAACGAATGCAACAGAATATCACcgaaacaaaatttgttgttttaaaattctttgtCGCTAAATGAATAACTAATAAATGACGATTAAGATATCACTAAAATTCTATTCAATTTATTCCTTTTCCTTATttcgaatataaattataaatatgtaaatttaatcattttaaagttTATACGAGTTTATactgaaaattacaaattcaaTTGTTTGAATCGATGTTTTGGTGAATCAATTCCAATAGATTCGATTCAGAATCGATTtaagaatcgatatttttataagaATCGAACATCCCTAGTATTATTTCTTATAGAACTGGAAATTATCGATAGTATTGTCGAAACTATCGATAGTCAATATCCACTATCAATAATCTTTGATAGTCGAGTCttgaagaaagagagggagacagAGAAGATAAAATTGCCGCTGAACTGAGTTTGTAGATGTGAACgtgaattatttacaatttctatttctatttgttTATCTAATGTTATATTGTAGATATGATTAtctaatattatacaaaatagacgcagaacaaattaaaaaaaaaaagaatcaatttctgtctcaaaaaattattaatcgtaAGTAAATTGTACATCTCATATGTATTTGTCTACTTTGATTTATAATTCatcttgtatttttcatttttaatatatattatatcatcaattaatattaattttctttacttCCAGCAAATACAAATgatgaacgaaaagaaaacttgAATGCAAATAAAGATTCACTACTATTTTTTCTAGAAGAAAGATTAAACCAAAAATAGGTTTCACCAAAAATTCCATTAATAGAAATGCTATCATAGATTCTACAATAATAAAGCAACAATATctgaagaagaaaaattcaacacAAGATACAGATTCCTTGTTGTTTTAGAAGGTAGGTAATGTCTTCCTTCAATAACAATAATGAtagtaaataattgaaatttaatattaaattttttcctAGATAATTAGTAATAATCTTAATACACCACCAGAAATTACATTAAGATATTTATGTTCCCAAATCATCAGTTGAGTCCAAAAGGATATTTAGCAcaacaaataaaataacgaatagGAGAGTGAgttaaaaaaaacaatatatgaATATGATTTTATtgctaaataaaaataaatgagtatttgaaaactaatcatattttattttttttctacctCTATAGCTTTCTATTTTCGGTAATTCTAAAGGAAATTCCTACAATACAGCGTGCAAGTTAATAAATTATATGTTTTTACTGCTTCTTAGCAGTGACTATCGATAGTTTTTCAGCCCTACTATATTATACCAAGAAACAATGGTTTGTGCCATAAGAGAGAGATAAGTCACCAGTTTTGATTATCTTTTTTCCTTTGTGATGTACAGTTCAATTTGGTGCTTAATGGAGTGTCTTTTACCTTCCAAAACATGTTTCTAATGTGTGTTTGGTTGAATGAATCGATATAAAATAGTAATGCTCAATCAATTATTGGTAGAAGATAAATCATAAATAAGTTATTTCTTAAAGGATTAGATCATTACTTATTAAAGACATTGGATTATGTTTtgtcaattaattttgatatgtAAAACTTTTAACTGACAAATAATATATAGGAACAGTtgttaaatagaattttaaacATGTTAATGTACTTTCTAAGTCAATTTTCTGAATCAAGGCTGGTGTAAAAGTaatgattattttattacattatatacAAACAGTTATGTACAAATAGTAATAGGTAATTATATACAACCAATCTGTAATTCCTCTTTTATGCTTTTTCCCTTAATTAACAAATGTATAAATGCAATTAAGAGTATAGTACATCTTTATATAAtaacatacatatatttttattattcattgtGATATGTCTTACTAATGTAAGTGAACCATTAACATGTGCATAACATATCTCATACATTACAAAACATGTAGTTTAAAGTACAAtacctaaaaatataaaaaagtg carries:
- the LOC143150953 gene encoding cysteine-rich PDZ-binding protein, whose amino-acid sequence is MVCEKCEKKLGRVITPDPWKNGARNTVESGGRKVGENKALSAGKARFNPYTAAFVTCRICRQKVHQVGSHYCQSCAYKKAICAMCGKKLMSTKNYKQSAT